One region of Pyramidobacter sp. YE332 genomic DNA includes:
- a CDS encoding zinc ribbon domain-containing protein, translating to MAIYCTSCGKKFENDEQHFCPYCGATRPVEQPKPVVKTPLQTDPKRVRVDEAAAVVAPKKDTAPRKSRFWFWLAVVVVAVAAVGYFFPASRVPFQRLFAGEPFSVVFDDTVKQIAALFGR from the coding sequence ATGGCAATTTACTGCACATCCTGCGGAAAGAAGTTCGAAAACGACGAGCAGCACTTTTGCCCCTACTGCGGTGCGACCCGTCCCGTCGAACAGCCCAAGCCCGTCGTGAAGACGCCTCTGCAGACCGATCCCAAGCGCGTGCGCGTTGACGAAGCCGCCGCGGTCGTGGCGCCGAAAAAGGACACAGCGCCGCGGAAGAGCCGCTTCTGGTTCTGGCTGGCTGTCGTTGTCGTTGCCGTGGCCGCGGTGGGCTACTTCTTCCCCGCAAGCCGAGTCCCCTTCCAGCGCCTCTTCGCCGGCGAACCTTTCAGCGTCGTTTTCGACGACACCGTCAAGCAGATTGCGGCGCTCTTCGGCCGATAG
- a CDS encoding DUF4428 domain-containing protein, giving the protein MGMGLFGKLFEKKICSICGGEIGLLGNRRLADGNLCKKCAQKLSPWFDERRESTVAQIDEQLRDRERNLEELRGFSSSREVGNGGRLMIDEAGGRFVVLEDADDDLLAVNPDLVSLAQVERVELEVEHISHEEKRMIDGKKQSYEPPRFLHYFDFWEVITTSHPWAKRIRFRLNGPSLPLHAEGIARRQPHLDAYHEVKAHIELPPAGLLTDLGLNAPVALDYRTRQELDECDRCCEMHALIRSLLDASRADHKN; this is encoded by the coding sequence ATGGGGATGGGACTCTTCGGCAAACTTTTCGAGAAAAAGATCTGTTCCATCTGCGGCGGCGAGATCGGCCTGCTTGGCAATCGCAGGCTGGCGGACGGCAATCTGTGCAAGAAGTGCGCACAGAAGCTTTCGCCATGGTTCGATGAGCGCCGCGAGAGCACGGTGGCGCAGATCGACGAACAGCTTCGGGACCGCGAACGTAACCTCGAGGAACTGCGCGGCTTCTCGAGCTCGCGCGAAGTCGGTAACGGTGGGCGGCTGATGATCGACGAAGCGGGGGGACGCTTCGTCGTGCTCGAAGATGCCGATGACGACCTGCTGGCCGTCAATCCCGACCTCGTCTCTCTGGCGCAGGTCGAGCGCGTCGAGCTGGAGGTTGAGCACATCAGCCACGAGGAGAAGCGCATGATCGACGGCAAGAAGCAGAGTTACGAACCGCCGCGTTTTCTTCATTACTTCGATTTCTGGGAGGTCATCACGACCAGCCACCCATGGGCGAAGCGGATCCGCTTCCGTCTCAACGGTCCTTCGTTGCCGCTGCACGCCGAAGGCATTGCGCGCCGTCAGCCCCATCTCGACGCGTATCACGAGGTAAAAGCGCACATTGAGCTGCCTCCCGCCGGGCTTCTTACCGACCTCGGCCTCAACGCGCCCGTCGCGCTCGATTATCGCACCCGGCAGGAGCTGGACGAGTGCGACCGCTGTTGCGAAATGCACGCGCTGATCCGGTCCTTGCTGGACGCATCGCGGGCGGATCATAAAAACTAA